The following are encoded in a window of Haliotis asinina isolate JCU_RB_2024 chromosome 14, JCU_Hal_asi_v2, whole genome shotgun sequence genomic DNA:
- the LOC137261530 gene encoding proline-rich transmembrane protein 1-like, protein MEKQAEAENAPPTYTEAMVDVPPQYPMNPGYPAQGQPVQGYAQYPVYQQGYGNPPVMQYGNNVTTVIQTQPMIQGGQNATPPQDHMCGAIFVTLCCFWPTGIIAIMKANDARCAMARGDLVSANLAAKSSKQMINISIIVGIIVLIVCGLILGLYIGLVLTHLY, encoded by the exons ATGGAAAAACAAGCCGAAG CTGAAAATGCACCACCTACCTATACTGAAGCAATGGTAGATGTGCCACCTCAGTACCCCATGAACCCAGGGTACCCAGCCCAGGGGCAGCCTGTACAAGGCTACGCTCAGTACCCGGTTTACCAGCAGGGATATGGGAACCCCCCTGTCATGCAGTATGGCAACAATGTCACAACTGTT ATCCAAACCCAGCCCATGATTCAGGGTGGTCAGAATGCAACCCCACCCCAAGACCATATGTGTGGGGCCATCTTTGTCACCTTGTGCTGTTTCTGGCCCACAGGCATCATTGCCATCATGAAAGCTAACGAT GCTCGATGTGCGATGGCTCGAGGTGACCTGGTTTCTGCAAACCTGGCTGCCAAGTCCTCCAAACAGAtgatcaacatcagcatcatcGTTGGGATCATCGTCCTCATCGTATGCGGTCTCATCTTGGGTCTGTACATCGGACTTGTCCTCACCCATCTGTACTAG